In the Arachis ipaensis cultivar K30076 chromosome B10, Araip1.1, whole genome shotgun sequence genome, one interval contains:
- the LOC107623506 gene encoding F-box protein SKIP5: MELDPHMVQNQSDTSLMEEGNWKRCSRKRASSSSSSSSSCSPINNLDDGCLMHIFSFLPPIPDRFNTALVCHRWNYLACHPRLWLRVDRSVKELSEPGVFPSIETAVAASRPGDTILIAAGGVHCVSNIQIKKPICLVGAGELPDDTTLICSRGADSALEFLSTCKLANLTVKAELGCCLLHRKGRLTIDGCILQCETNPLDYLSCPIVSTANSTEVLPLQEKSNGDGVFVSQTRIEGGAKAVLTSGDLSLQRVRVIYARTSLLFWFDVEQM; encoded by the exons ATGGAGTTAGACCCGCACATGGTTCAGAATCAGAGCGACACCTCTCTCATGGAAGAGGGCAACTGGAAGAGGTGTTCCAGAAAGAGagcctcctcctcttcttcttcttcttcttcgtgctCTCCCATCAATAATCTCGATGATGGTTGTCTTATGCACATATTCAGCTTCCTTCCCCCAATTCCTG ATCGCTTTAATACCGCCCTCGTTTGCCACAGATGGAATTACTTGGCATGTCACCCTCGCCTATGGCTTAGAGTAGATCGATCGGTCAAAGAGTTATCCGAACCTGGTGTTTTCCCCAGCATTGAAACTGCTGTCGCTGCTTCAAG ACCAGGTGACACCATTTTAATAGCAGCTGGTGGAGTTCATTGCGTCTCAAACATTCAAATAAAGAAACCAATTTGCTTG GTTGGTGCAGGTGAGCTTCCAGATGACACGACACTCATATGTTCTCGAGGCGCAGACAG TGCGTTGGAGTTCCTTTCCACCTGTAAATTGGCAAACTTAACTGTGAAGGCAGAGCTTGGCTGTTGCTTGCTACACAGAAAGGGAAGGCTAACCATAGATGGCTGCATACTTCAATGTGAAACCAATCCTCTGGACTATCTCTCCTGTCCCATTGTGAGTACAGCCAATAGCACCGAGGTTCTTCCCTTGCAGGAAAAGAGTAACGGCGATGGTGTATTCGTTTCTCAAACTCGCATTGAAGGGGGTGCCAAAGCCGTATTGACAAGTGGCGATCTGTCCTTGCAACGAGTAAGAGTGATATATGCCAGAACTTCACTTCTTTTCTGGTTTGATGTGGAGCAGATGTGA
- the LOC107623629 gene encoding nascent polypeptide-associated complex subunit alpha-like protein 1: protein MTAQTQEELLAEHLEQQKLHHDEPVVEDEDDDEEDDDDDDEDDDKDDDGEGHEGEAGRSKQTRSEKKSRKAMLKLGMKPVSGVSRVTVKKSKNILFVISKPDVFKSPTSDTYIIFGEAKIEDLSSQLQTQAAEQFKAPNLANAGPKPESSSIAQDDEDVDETGVDPKDIELVMTQAGVSRPKAVKALKAANGDIVAAIMELTT, encoded by the exons ATGACTGCTCAGACCCAAGAAGAGCTTCTTGCCGAGCATCTCGAACAGCAGAAGCTCCAT CATGATGAGCCTGTAgttgaggatgaggatgatgatgaagaggatgacgatgatgatgatgaggatgatgacaAAGATGACGACGGTGAAG GACATGAAGGTGAGGCCGGTAGGTCCAAGCAGACGAGGAGTGAGAAGAAGAGTCGCAAGGCGATGCTCAAACTTGGAATGAAACCTGTGTCAGGTGTCAGCCGCGTCACAGTAAAAAAGAGCAAAAAT ATCCTATTCGTTATCTCAAAACCAGATGTATTTAAAAGCCCAACATCCGACACATACATCATATTCGGGGAAGCTAAGATCGAAGACTTGAGTTCACAGCTACAAACTCAGGCAGCAGAGCAGTTCAAGGCTCCCAATTTGGCTAATGCAGGACCGAAACCTGAATCTTCCAGCATCGCCCAAGATGATGAGGATGTGGATGAGACTGGTGTAGATCCCAAGGACATAGAGTTAGTGATGACTCAAGCTGGTGTTTCAAGACCAAAAGCAGTTAAAGCTCTCAAAGCTGCCAATGGTGATATTGTTGCGGCCATTATGGAGCTCACTACTTGA
- the LOC107623491 gene encoding translation initiation factor eIF-2B subunit beta isoform X2, whose product MPDVQALVNDFVNQLKKRKIEGSQATAKQTAEVLRSVISQQRVPHTNQAAALINAVRAVGEQLIAANPVELAVGNIVRRILHIIREEDLSLATAAMAGLGLSVASDDEDDMERSDQPILSAAAVAAAARSTLRPPSLQTLLEDMPDSAAVPHTSSSGGDSEGKSRSVDKGSRGRKLKHDVIEAVNELIQDISTCYEQIAEQAIEHIHQNEVILTLGSSKTVLEFLCAAKEKKRSFKVFVAEGAPRYQGHLLAKDLAARGLQTTVITDSAVFAMISRVNMVIVGAHAVMANGGVIAPVGLNMVALAAQRHAVPFVVLAGSHKLCPLYPHNPEVLLNELRSPSELLDFGEFSDCMDSASGAGSLHIVNPTFDYVPPKLVSLFITDTGGHNPSYMYRLIADYYSADDLVVKGRPTTGS is encoded by the exons TAAAATTGAAGGGTCTCAGGCCACAGCAAAGCAGACAGCGGAGGTGCTTCGGTCTGTGATTTCGCAGCAGCGCGTGCCACACACGAACCAGGCTGCAGCTTTGATTAATGCAGTAAGGGCAGTTGGGGAGCAGCTTATTGCTGCAAATCCTGTTG AGCTAGCAGTGGGAAATATTGTGAGGCGTATTTTACACATTATAAGGGAGGAGGATCTTTCCCTTGCAACAGCTGCTATGGCTGGCTTGGGGCTGTCAGTTGCTAGTGATGATGAAGATGACATGGAGCGAAGTGACCAGCCCATTTTATCTGCTGCTGCTGTTGCAGCTGCTGCAAGAAGCACCTTGCGTCCACCATCCTTGCAAACTCTTCTAGAGGATATGCCTGATTCAGCTGCTGTTCCACACACGTCTTCCTCAGGGGGTGATTCTGAAGGGAAAAGCAGAT CGGTTGACAAAGGTTCAAGAGGTCGGAAGTTGAAGCATGATGTCATTGAAGCAGTTAATGAACTTATTCAGGACATATCCACTTGCTATGAACAAATAGCTGAGCAAGCAATAGAGCACATTCATCAAAA tgaggtaaTATTGACCCTGGGCAGTTCAAAAACTGTGCTGGAATTTCTCTGTGCTGCAAAGGAAAAAAAGAGATCATTTAAGGTCTTTGTTGCCGAGGGTGCACCAAG ATATCAAGGGCACCTCCTTGCAAAAGATTTGGCTGCTAGAGGCTTACAAACCACAGTAATTACTGATTCAGCAGTTTTTGCCATGATTTCCCGAGTTAACATG GTTATAGTTGGAGCTCATGCTGTCATGGCTAATGGTGGAGTGATCGCCCCGGTTGGTTTGAATATGGTTGCACTTGCAGCTCAAAGGCATGCTGTTCCATTTGTCGTACTTGCTGGGAGTCACAAG CTGTGCCCTTTGTATCCGCACAATCCTGAAGTCCTACTGAATGAGCTGAGATCCCCATCTGAGCTGCTTGACTTTGGGGAATTCTCAGATTGCATGGATTCTGCTAGTGGCGCTGGCTCTCTTCACATTGTTAATCCAACGTTTGATTATGTGCCACCTAAACTTGTTAGTTTGTTTATTACTGACAC TGGAGGGCATAACCCGTCCTATATGTACCGACTCATAGCGGATTACTACTCGGCTGATGATCTGGTGGTGAAAGGAAGGCCTACTACAGGAAGTTGA
- the LOC107623491 gene encoding translation initiation factor eIF-2B subunit beta isoform X1, which translates to MHCEVKFGIKMPDVQALVNDFVNQLKKRKIEGSQATAKQTAEVLRSVISQQRVPHTNQAAALINAVRAVGEQLIAANPVELAVGNIVRRILHIIREEDLSLATAAMAGLGLSVASDDEDDMERSDQPILSAAAVAAAARSTLRPPSLQTLLEDMPDSAAVPHTSSSGGDSEGKSRSVDKGSRGRKLKHDVIEAVNELIQDISTCYEQIAEQAIEHIHQNEVILTLGSSKTVLEFLCAAKEKKRSFKVFVAEGAPRYQGHLLAKDLAARGLQTTVITDSAVFAMISRVNMVIVGAHAVMANGGVIAPVGLNMVALAAQRHAVPFVVLAGSHKLCPLYPHNPEVLLNELRSPSELLDFGEFSDCMDSASGAGSLHIVNPTFDYVPPKLVSLFITDTGGHNPSYMYRLIADYYSADDLVVKGRPTTGS; encoded by the exons TAAAATTGAAGGGTCTCAGGCCACAGCAAAGCAGACAGCGGAGGTGCTTCGGTCTGTGATTTCGCAGCAGCGCGTGCCACACACGAACCAGGCTGCAGCTTTGATTAATGCAGTAAGGGCAGTTGGGGAGCAGCTTATTGCTGCAAATCCTGTTG AGCTAGCAGTGGGAAATATTGTGAGGCGTATTTTACACATTATAAGGGAGGAGGATCTTTCCCTTGCAACAGCTGCTATGGCTGGCTTGGGGCTGTCAGTTGCTAGTGATGATGAAGATGACATGGAGCGAAGTGACCAGCCCATTTTATCTGCTGCTGCTGTTGCAGCTGCTGCAAGAAGCACCTTGCGTCCACCATCCTTGCAAACTCTTCTAGAGGATATGCCTGATTCAGCTGCTGTTCCACACACGTCTTCCTCAGGGGGTGATTCTGAAGGGAAAAGCAGAT CGGTTGACAAAGGTTCAAGAGGTCGGAAGTTGAAGCATGATGTCATTGAAGCAGTTAATGAACTTATTCAGGACATATCCACTTGCTATGAACAAATAGCTGAGCAAGCAATAGAGCACATTCATCAAAA tgaggtaaTATTGACCCTGGGCAGTTCAAAAACTGTGCTGGAATTTCTCTGTGCTGCAAAGGAAAAAAAGAGATCATTTAAGGTCTTTGTTGCCGAGGGTGCACCAAG ATATCAAGGGCACCTCCTTGCAAAAGATTTGGCTGCTAGAGGCTTACAAACCACAGTAATTACTGATTCAGCAGTTTTTGCCATGATTTCCCGAGTTAACATG GTTATAGTTGGAGCTCATGCTGTCATGGCTAATGGTGGAGTGATCGCCCCGGTTGGTTTGAATATGGTTGCACTTGCAGCTCAAAGGCATGCTGTTCCATTTGTCGTACTTGCTGGGAGTCACAAG CTGTGCCCTTTGTATCCGCACAATCCTGAAGTCCTACTGAATGAGCTGAGATCCCCATCTGAGCTGCTTGACTTTGGGGAATTCTCAGATTGCATGGATTCTGCTAGTGGCGCTGGCTCTCTTCACATTGTTAATCCAACGTTTGATTATGTGCCACCTAAACTTGTTAGTTTGTTTATTACTGACAC TGGAGGGCATAACCCGTCCTATATGTACCGACTCATAGCGGATTACTACTCGGCTGATGATCTGGTGGTGAAAGGAAGGCCTACTACAGGAAGTTGA